A stretch of Gemmatimonas aurantiaca T-27 DNA encodes these proteins:
- a CDS encoding FtsW/RodA/SpoVE family cell cycle protein, translating to MTAPAIQAGVRERWRMGLEARALLLVTAILMSFGLAVLYSASALQALSAGSPGHFFVLRQATGVVAGVVAFAIFAKMDADVWRQYAWPIMGISILLMLVIILPGTESISTRVYGSRRYLFGGSIQPSELAKFAILVWTPMLLVKKGAMVRRLGKGLMPFALVIGTLSVLAALEPDLSVAMMFCLLMAVLLFVGGARVSHFLLFGVVGLLLVGYQASQSPYVKARVDAFFGEGNAPGRANASPVNDQQYQSLVAVGAGGLVGVGLGQGNQQRGWLPLAYNDFIGSIVGEEFGFIGIAGLTLAFALYGWLGFRIARQARSPYCTLLAIGLTFTTVFTAFIHLGVVIRLLPNTGLTLPFVSYGRSNLVLTLAMTGILVNIGSMRERVFGTTATDPLVSVPS from the coding sequence GTGACCGCACCAGCCATTCAGGCGGGCGTGCGTGAGCGCTGGCGCATGGGGCTCGAAGCCCGTGCGTTGTTGCTCGTCACCGCCATCCTCATGTCGTTCGGGTTGGCGGTGTTGTACAGCGCGAGTGCACTGCAGGCGCTGTCGGCCGGTAGTCCTGGGCATTTTTTTGTGTTGCGCCAGGCGACGGGCGTGGTGGCCGGTGTGGTGGCCTTTGCCATCTTTGCGAAGATGGACGCCGACGTATGGCGACAATACGCGTGGCCGATCATGGGCATCAGCATCCTGCTCATGCTGGTGATCATCTTGCCCGGCACCGAGAGTATTTCCACACGCGTGTACGGATCACGGCGGTACCTGTTTGGAGGCTCCATTCAGCCATCGGAGCTGGCCAAGTTCGCCATCCTGGTGTGGACGCCGATGTTGCTGGTGAAGAAGGGCGCCATGGTGCGACGATTGGGCAAAGGGTTGATGCCGTTTGCGCTGGTGATCGGCACGCTCAGTGTATTGGCCGCACTCGAGCCTGATCTGTCGGTGGCGATGATGTTCTGTCTGCTGATGGCGGTGCTGTTGTTTGTGGGCGGGGCGCGCGTCTCGCACTTCCTGCTGTTTGGTGTGGTCGGTCTGCTGCTGGTCGGGTACCAGGCATCGCAGAGTCCGTACGTGAAAGCCCGCGTCGATGCCTTCTTTGGGGAAGGCAATGCACCCGGCCGAGCGAATGCGTCGCCGGTCAACGATCAGCAGTATCAGTCGTTGGTCGCGGTTGGTGCGGGGGGATTGGTGGGCGTCGGTCTGGGCCAGGGCAATCAGCAGCGTGGTTGGTTGCCGCTCGCGTACAACGACTTCATCGGATCCATCGTCGGCGAAGAGTTTGGTTTCATTGGCATCGCCGGTCTGACACTGGCCTTTGCGCTCTATGGCTGGTTGGGTTTTCGCATCGCCCGACAAGCGCGATCTCCATACTGCACGCTGCTGGCCATCGGCCTCACCTTCACCACCGTCTTCACCGCATTCATCCACCTCGGCGTGGTGATTCGCCTGCTCCCCAACACCGGCCTCACGCTGCCCTTTGTCTCGTATGGCCGGTCGAATCTGGTGCTCACGCTGGCCATGACGGGCATTCTGGTGAACATCGGCAGCATGCGGGAACGGGTTTTCGGCACGACCGCCACGGATCCGTTGGTGAGTGTGCCGTCGTGA
- the rsmH gene encoding 16S rRNA (cytosine(1402)-N(4))-methyltransferase RsmH — protein MTPVRSAPSGRTGTYHVPVLLSEIETMLANATTVLDCTLGGGGHTAAFLERGVRVTGVDRDPRALAAARERLGEYERSGQFRAVLANYAALEEAGFSTDDRFDGILLDLGVSSHQFDDASRGFTFREGAPLDMRMGTDADLDAGELLNTIDEVDLSALLRAYADEPRAARMAREIVRRRERRPFATADDLVDAIRAVLGPRSGAPDFARIFQAVRIAVNDELSGLERALPALRDRLTPGGVLAIISYHSGEDRLVKNAFRDWSASCVCPPRQFVCTCRGRPLGDTITRKPVSATEQEIDQNTRARSARLRAWRSA, from the coding sequence GTGACCCCGGTTCGCTCAGCCCCCTCGGGCCGCACCGGCACGTATCATGTGCCCGTCCTGCTCAGCGAGATCGAGACGATGCTCGCGAATGCCACCACCGTGCTCGATTGCACGCTCGGCGGCGGTGGGCACACGGCCGCTTTCCTCGAGCGCGGTGTGCGCGTGACCGGTGTGGATCGTGATCCGCGGGCGCTGGCCGCCGCGCGTGAACGGCTCGGGGAGTACGAGCGATCCGGTCAGTTTCGGGCCGTGCTCGCCAACTACGCGGCACTCGAAGAAGCGGGCTTCTCCACCGACGATCGTTTCGATGGCATCCTGCTCGATCTCGGCGTGTCTTCACACCAGTTCGATGATGCGTCGCGCGGGTTCACGTTTCGCGAAGGCGCGCCACTCGACATGCGCATGGGCACAGACGCGGATCTGGATGCCGGCGAGTTGTTGAACACCATCGACGAGGTGGATCTCTCGGCGTTGCTGCGCGCGTACGCGGACGAGCCACGCGCAGCACGGATGGCGCGGGAGATCGTGCGTCGACGGGAACGGCGCCCATTCGCCACGGCCGATGACCTCGTCGATGCCATTCGCGCTGTGTTGGGACCGCGCAGTGGCGCGCCTGATTTTGCGCGCATCTTTCAGGCGGTGCGCATTGCGGTGAACGACGAACTCTCCGGTCTGGAGCGTGCGCTGCCGGCCCTTCGGGATCGTCTGACGCCGGGCGGCGTGTTGGCCATCATCTCGTATCACTCGGGCGAAGATCGGCTGGTGAAGAACGCCTTCCGCGACTGGAGTGCGAGTTGTGTGTGCCCGCCGCGCCAGTTTGTCTGCACCTGCCGCGGTCGTCCGCTCGGCGATACCATCACGCGCAAACCGGTGAGTGCCACCGAGCAGGAAATCGATCAGAACACCCGGGCCCGCAGTGCGCGGTTGCGCGCATGGCGATCGGCATGA
- a CDS encoding penicillin-binding transpeptidase domain-containing protein, whose amino-acid sequence MTHYPLDADPRTAGTAQPVGDPVTAEQTPLPVSRGRSAFVHVTLVLFAAAIVARAAQIQLVERESWQRIAERQHVKDLAVAPPRGAILEATGNVLVETREQMKLVIEPHNLTSVKRKGKDGKTRTVDTRAIVRRGLRELRVSDANMRRVFNNPKARWVELPYRFLPADLDRFKGLPGVKTVSVLTRVNATPEGLRGIVGALNPDGAPVGGIEMELDPFLRGEAGHTPVVLDGRGGRIGSPMLTPVEARPGHTVTLTINQSLQEIAEQALTDARKRTGASGGDVVILDPRDGAILALAGVRDGKAALTSTPLAEPYEPGSVMKPFVVSRLLDAGRAQPDEMLNTENGTWSVAGRTLSDEHKAASMSVRDIIRFSSNIGTAKLAMRFNEQQEYQALRDFGFGNYTGVPYPAESRGRLSLPKEWGKMTPASVAIGYEMMATPVQIATAYAALANDGELLQPVLVREVRDSEGRVVFQHRKRAIRQVVTPATAALMRTMLKSVVDSGTARAANLATFDVAGKSGTARRLIPGQGYVPGRYNASFAGMFPAEDPQYVIVARLIDPEGTYFGGIVSGAMANMILQNALATRDASLDRGALARVARPIPVAPVKPLSPEALRIAARDSARRDSLKAPPPPKAEPLPGPARVVVDLPFDAQRANARRVSDNAELQLVPSVYGLDAREAVRVLYAAGFQVSVTSGGDARYGDARDTDVRTRPATGTALRSGATVLLEVPRFAVAAAPRAATSAPAAGAEAGSTSAAKPSTAGPTSRSAAKPSTKSPAKSAAKPSKKPSAKTPAKSSGRSSARGATKATRQSTAGKAKPRAGSSTSRPSSRSAGATDRH is encoded by the coding sequence GTGACACACTATCCGCTCGACGCCGATCCACGAACGGCGGGCACCGCACAACCGGTGGGCGACCCCGTCACGGCGGAGCAGACGCCGCTGCCGGTGAGTCGGGGCCGTTCGGCATTTGTGCATGTGACCCTGGTGCTGTTCGCCGCCGCGATTGTCGCGCGCGCGGCGCAGATCCAGTTGGTGGAGCGGGAATCGTGGCAGCGTATTGCCGAGCGGCAGCATGTGAAGGATCTGGCCGTGGCGCCGCCGCGCGGTGCCATTCTGGAAGCGACCGGCAATGTGCTTGTCGAGACGCGCGAGCAGATGAAGCTCGTCATCGAGCCGCACAACCTGACGTCGGTCAAGCGGAAAGGAAAAGACGGCAAGACACGCACCGTGGATACCCGCGCGATTGTGCGACGCGGGTTGCGTGAGTTGCGGGTCTCTGACGCGAACATGCGTCGGGTGTTCAACAACCCCAAGGCCCGATGGGTGGAGTTGCCGTACCGGTTTCTCCCGGCCGATCTCGATCGATTCAAGGGATTGCCGGGTGTGAAAACGGTTTCCGTGCTCACGCGCGTGAATGCGACACCAGAAGGGCTGCGTGGGATCGTGGGGGCACTCAATCCAGACGGTGCGCCGGTTGGTGGCATCGAGATGGAGCTCGATCCGTTCCTGCGTGGTGAAGCCGGTCATACGCCCGTGGTTCTCGATGGACGCGGGGGACGCATTGGTTCGCCCATGCTCACGCCGGTGGAAGCGCGGCCCGGTCACACGGTCACGCTGACCATCAACCAGTCGTTGCAGGAGATTGCCGAACAGGCGCTCACGGATGCGCGCAAGCGCACCGGTGCATCGGGTGGTGATGTGGTCATCCTCGATCCACGCGACGGGGCCATTCTCGCGTTGGCCGGTGTGCGCGACGGCAAGGCGGCACTCACCAGCACGCCGCTGGCGGAGCCGTACGAACCGGGCTCAGTCATGAAGCCCTTCGTGGTATCGCGGCTGCTCGATGCTGGTCGGGCGCAACCCGACGAGATGCTCAACACCGAAAATGGCACCTGGTCGGTGGCTGGGCGCACGCTGAGCGATGAGCACAAGGCCGCCAGCATGTCGGTGCGCGACATCATTCGGTTTTCGAGCAACATCGGCACCGCCAAGCTGGCGATGCGCTTCAATGAGCAGCAGGAGTATCAGGCCCTTCGGGACTTTGGATTTGGCAACTACACGGGTGTGCCATATCCCGCTGAGTCGCGTGGGCGTCTGTCGCTGCCAAAAGAGTGGGGCAAGATGACACCGGCATCGGTGGCGATCGGCTATGAGATGATGGCCACGCCCGTGCAGATCGCCACCGCCTATGCTGCGTTGGCCAATGATGGAGAACTGCTGCAGCCGGTGCTGGTGCGTGAGGTGCGGGACAGCGAAGGCCGCGTGGTGTTTCAGCATCGCAAGCGCGCGATCCGGCAGGTGGTGACGCCGGCAACCGCCGCATTGATGCGCACGATGTTGAAGAGCGTGGTGGACAGCGGTACGGCACGCGCCGCGAACTTGGCCACCTTCGATGTGGCCGGCAAATCCGGCACCGCGCGTCGTCTGATACCGGGGCAGGGTTATGTGCCTGGCCGATACAACGCGAGTTTTGCCGGCATGTTCCCGGCCGAAGATCCGCAGTATGTGATCGTGGCGCGGCTGATCGACCCCGAAGGTACGTACTTCGGTGGCATTGTGTCGGGCGCCATGGCCAACATGATCCTGCAGAATGCACTCGCCACACGGGATGCGTCGCTCGATCGTGGGGCACTGGCCCGTGTGGCACGTCCGATTCCGGTGGCTCCGGTCAAGCCGTTGTCTCCCGAAGCGTTGCGTATTGCGGCGCGGGATTCGGCCCGACGGGATTCGCTCAAGGCTCCCCCACCGCCAAAGGCGGAACCCTTGCCGGGGCCAGCTCGCGTGGTGGTGGACTTGCCCTTCGATGCGCAGAGAGCGAACGCACGGCGCGTCAGCGACAACGCCGAATTGCAGCTCGTACCATCGGTGTATGGTCTCGACGCACGCGAGGCGGTGCGTGTGCTGTATGCTGCGGGGTTCCAGGTGAGTGTGACGAGTGGAGGTGATGCGCGCTATGGTGATGCGCGGGACACCGATGTGCGCACACGTCCTGCTACGGGCACCGCATTGCGGAGCGGCGCCACCGTGTTGCTCGAAGTACCGCGCTTCGCTGTGGCCGCCGCGCCGCGGGCCGCTACGTCGGCGCCCGCTGCCGGTGCAGAAGCTGGAAGCACGTCTGCCGCAAAACCATCGACCGCTGGGCCGACGTCTCGATCTGCTGCCAAGCCATCGACGAAGTCGCCCGCAAAATCGGCGGCGAAGCCGTCCAAGAAACCCTCCGCCAAGACGCCGGCAAAATCCTCTGGCAGGTCCTCGGCGCGGGGCGCCACGAAAGCCACGCGACAGAGCACCGCTGGCAAGGCCAAGCCACGTGCCGGGTCTTCCACGTCTCGCCCGTCGTCGCGCAGTGCCGGCGCAACGGATCGCCACTGA
- the mraY gene encoding phospho-N-acetylmuramoyl-pentapeptide-transferase → MLYFLLQPLARDVRLFNLLNYITFRAAAAFVTALLVSFILGPAIIRRLRAMAVHQVVREGTPDTHAGKGTTPTMGGLIILAATFAPVLLWSRLSNRYVLLAMAVTAWMGVIGFLDDYLKLKQKREGKKNEGLVERYKLAGQVLCGLGLGAYLLLSPISTLPGASTTLPFFKYVLVVPAVAWAAWLYIPWVTFILTGVSNAVNLTDGLDGLSSGLVAIAVLTLGLFAYVLGRVDTSAYLQVFYLRGAGELTVFCAAVVGACIGFLWYNAHPAQVFMGDTGSLALGGAVGAIAILLKSEFLLLFVGAVFFAETVSVILQRTVFKYRLRRYGREYAQKHRVFRRAPLHHHFEMMGWPETQVVVRFWIIGILCAILALSTLKLR, encoded by the coding sequence GTGCTCTATTTTCTGTTGCAGCCGCTGGCGCGCGATGTGCGCCTGTTCAATCTCCTGAACTACATCACGTTTCGCGCTGCGGCCGCGTTCGTGACAGCGCTGCTGGTCAGTTTCATCCTCGGACCGGCCATCATCCGCCGCCTGCGTGCCATGGCCGTGCACCAGGTGGTGCGTGAAGGCACTCCCGACACGCATGCCGGCAAGGGCACCACGCCCACGATGGGCGGATTGATCATCCTCGCCGCCACGTTTGCGCCCGTGTTACTGTGGTCGCGATTGAGCAATCGGTATGTGCTGCTCGCGATGGCCGTCACGGCCTGGATGGGTGTCATCGGCTTTCTGGATGACTACCTCAAGCTCAAGCAGAAACGCGAAGGCAAGAAGAACGAAGGGCTGGTGGAGCGCTACAAGCTGGCTGGACAGGTCCTGTGTGGTCTGGGCCTCGGGGCCTACCTGCTGCTGTCGCCCATCTCCACGTTGCCGGGAGCGAGCACCACGCTCCCCTTCTTCAAGTATGTGCTGGTGGTGCCTGCCGTTGCGTGGGCGGCGTGGCTGTACATCCCGTGGGTGACGTTCATTCTCACCGGGGTGAGCAACGCGGTGAATCTCACCGACGGCCTCGATGGGCTGTCGTCGGGACTGGTTGCCATTGCCGTGCTGACACTGGGGCTCTTTGCGTACGTGTTGGGGCGTGTCGATACCAGCGCGTATCTGCAGGTGTTCTATCTCCGCGGCGCTGGTGAACTCACGGTGTTCTGCGCGGCAGTCGTTGGCGCCTGCATCGGGTTCCTGTGGTACAACGCGCACCCGGCTCAGGTGTTCATGGGCGATACGGGGTCACTGGCCCTCGGTGGGGCCGTGGGCGCCATTGCCATTCTGCTCAAGAGTGAGTTCCTGCTGCTGTTTGTCGGCGCGGTGTTTTTTGCTGAAACGGTGTCGGTCATTCTGCAGCGCACGGTTTTCAAGTATCGGCTTCGTCGGTATGGCCGAGAGTATGCGCAGAAACACCGAGTCTTCAGGCGAGCCCCTCTCCATCACCACTTCGAGATGATGGGCTGGCCGGAGACGCAGGTGGTGGTGCGGTTCTGGATCATCGGCATCCTGTGCGCGATCCTGGCGCTCAGCACCCTCAAGCTGCGCTGA
- the murD gene encoding UDP-N-acetylmuramoyl-L-alanine--D-glutamate ligase produces MHPSQETAHTETRGAAQRAAQQVAQQVAQVVARRLAEAHGEFAVIGLGRSGAAAALLLRRAGLAVYASDVSKGDATERAAETLRAVGVAVDVGHHDLARIARSQVVVASPGVPPSAPPLRAAHEAGVPVVGEVEIALRLQPALRYIAVTGTNGKTTTTALIGHLLRALGVDAADVGNIGTPVSALALQETPPAWAALEMSSFQLHDTPGIYPDVGVLTTLSPDHLDRYTSVAEYYGDKQRLFLNAVSQSRWVATADSDAVRELVQGIEGQWYWFSTKQTDGMDASYHHESGMLHVLGAPLMARDRVPLAGDHNVANVLAAVLSVMVADASFRTGTARAALADAVATFRAPPHRLETVVHRHDVVWINDSKATNVASTLVALAGMTRPTVVLLGGRHKGEPYTALLPELRRIAKVVIAYGEAADTIVADLTAPLAGVVPVVQVHERSFAAVMTRAHAEASAGDAVLLSPACSSYDMFNNYEERGREFARLAEQDA; encoded by the coding sequence ATGCATCCCTCGCAGGAGACGGCACACACGGAAACCCGTGGCGCGGCACAGCGCGCAGCGCAGCAGGTGGCCCAGCAAGTGGCGCAGGTGGTGGCGCGCCGACTGGCTGAAGCCCACGGGGAGTTTGCCGTGATCGGTCTGGGGCGCAGTGGTGCGGCGGCGGCGTTGCTGCTCCGTCGCGCCGGACTGGCCGTGTACGCATCGGATGTATCAAAGGGGGATGCGACGGAACGGGCTGCCGAAACCCTGCGGGCCGTTGGGGTGGCCGTCGATGTGGGGCATCACGATCTCGCCCGCATTGCCCGATCGCAGGTCGTGGTGGCCAGCCCCGGTGTACCGCCTTCGGCCCCGCCACTGCGTGCCGCCCACGAGGCCGGAGTGCCGGTGGTGGGTGAAGTCGAGATTGCGCTGCGCCTGCAGCCCGCGCTCCGCTACATCGCCGTCACCGGCACCAACGGCAAGACCACCACGACGGCGCTCATCGGCCATCTGCTGCGGGCACTGGGCGTTGATGCGGCTGACGTTGGAAATATCGGTACGCCGGTGTCGGCATTGGCATTGCAGGAGACACCACCCGCCTGGGCGGCCCTGGAGATGTCATCGTTTCAGTTGCATGACACACCGGGCATCTATCCGGACGTCGGGGTCCTCACGACGCTGAGCCCCGACCATCTCGATCGTTATACCAGTGTGGCCGAATACTACGGCGACAAGCAGCGGCTCTTTCTCAACGCGGTGTCACAGTCGCGCTGGGTGGCCACGGCCGACAGCGACGCCGTACGGGAGCTGGTGCAGGGTATCGAGGGGCAGTGGTACTGGTTCTCCACGAAGCAGACCGACGGCATGGACGCGTCGTACCACCACGAGTCCGGCATGTTGCACGTCCTGGGCGCGCCCTTGATGGCCCGCGATCGTGTGCCGCTCGCCGGTGATCACAACGTGGCCAACGTGCTGGCGGCCGTGTTGTCGGTGATGGTGGCCGACGCATCGTTCCGCACGGGCACGGCTCGTGCCGCGCTGGCCGATGCCGTGGCCACGTTCCGTGCGCCGCCGCACCGTCTTGAGACGGTGGTGCATCGGCATGACGTGGTGTGGATCAACGATTCGAAGGCCACCAATGTGGCGTCCACACTCGTGGCGCTCGCCGGCATGACACGCCCCACGGTTGTCCTGCTGGGTGGTCGACACAAAGGTGAGCCGTACACGGCCCTGTTGCCCGAACTGCGGCGCATCGCCAAGGTGGTGATTGCCTACGGGGAAGCGGCCGATACCATCGTGGCTGATCTCACGGCGCCGCTGGCCGGTGTCGTGCCCGTCGTGCAGGTGCATGAACGGTCGTTCGCCGCAGTGATGACACGTGCACACGCCGAAGCGAGCGCGGGGGATGCGGTGCTGTTGTCGCCCGCTTGTTCGAGCTACGACATGTTCAACAACTACGAGGAGCGGGGACGGGAATTCGCGCGCCTCGCGGAGCAGGACGCGTGA
- a CDS encoding UDP-N-acetylmuramoyl-tripeptide--D-alanyl-D-alanine ligase, whose product MSAFTMAGTAFAAVPAIAPAEAHAYWTFERVAAALGTGPSMPQPLAGISTDTRRIARGDVFVALRGDRFDAHDFLATAKDAGAAAFVVSDATRAVGLGVPTYVVPDTLIALGQLAHTWRTVWGRHVIAVAGSNGKTSTKELLKAALSGTFEVHATTGNLNNLIGVPLTLLAIPPHADIAVVELGTNAPGEVATLRAMSAPDVAVLTSIGEEHLEGLGDLAGVLREECDVFPGVRLAIIPVAHPEVSPMASERAEAVVTAGLTDADVAPEQWGLDDEGRPWFDVDGVHFTLPLRGAHQAANAMLAVAAARACGVPLESAAAGMAAMPVPNMRGVWETIGQTTVINDAYNANPPSMRAALALLDRVGEGRQRVAFLGTMRELGAQADVQHDDIARAALVSSADVIVGVGAFGDAFRRVAPDAINAASGRVIVADEPESAWTAAAPRVNRNAVILLKASRGVRLERLLPQLTTWATT is encoded by the coding sequence ATGAGTGCATTCACGATGGCCGGGACCGCGTTTGCCGCGGTGCCGGCGATCGCGCCGGCGGAGGCGCACGCATACTGGACATTCGAACGGGTGGCGGCCGCGCTGGGCACCGGCCCGTCGATGCCACAGCCATTGGCTGGAATTTCCACCGACACGCGGCGCATTGCGCGCGGGGATGTGTTTGTGGCGCTCCGCGGAGATCGTTTTGATGCCCACGACTTTCTCGCCACGGCGAAAGACGCCGGCGCCGCCGCGTTTGTGGTCAGCGACGCCACGCGCGCGGTCGGACTTGGCGTCCCCACTTATGTGGTGCCCGATACGCTGATCGCGCTGGGGCAATTGGCGCACACGTGGCGTACCGTCTGGGGACGCCATGTGATCGCGGTGGCCGGCTCCAACGGCAAGACCAGCACCAAGGAGCTGCTCAAGGCCGCCCTGTCGGGCACGTTCGAGGTCCATGCGACCACGGGCAATCTCAACAATTTGATCGGCGTGCCGCTCACGTTGTTGGCGATTCCTCCTCATGCCGATATCGCTGTGGTGGAACTGGGAACCAATGCCCCCGGCGAAGTGGCCACATTGCGCGCGATGTCTGCTCCCGATGTGGCCGTGCTCACCAGCATCGGCGAAGAACATCTCGAAGGACTCGGCGATCTGGCCGGTGTGCTGCGGGAAGAGTGCGATGTGTTCCCTGGTGTTCGTCTTGCCATCATTCCGGTGGCGCATCCGGAAGTCTCCCCGATGGCCTCAGAGCGGGCCGAGGCCGTTGTGACGGCGGGCCTTACCGACGCCGATGTCGCGCCGGAGCAGTGGGGACTGGATGACGAAGGTCGCCCCTGGTTCGATGTTGACGGGGTGCATTTCACCCTGCCGTTGCGCGGCGCCCATCAGGCGGCCAACGCCATGCTGGCTGTGGCGGCCGCGCGGGCCTGCGGCGTACCTCTCGAGAGCGCCGCGGCGGGCATGGCGGCGATGCCCGTTCCCAATATGCGTGGGGTGTGGGAAACGATCGGCCAGACCACGGTCATCAACGACGCCTACAACGCCAACCCGCCGTCGATGCGCGCGGCCCTCGCGCTGCTCGATCGGGTAGGCGAAGGACGTCAGCGGGTAGCCTTTCTGGGCACGATGCGGGAGCTTGGTGCACAGGCCGACGTGCAGCACGATGACATCGCCCGGGCCGCGCTCGTTTCGTCGGCCGACGTGATTGTCGGCGTGGGCGCGTTCGGTGATGCGTTCCGTCGTGTGGCACCGGACGCGATCAATGCGGCCAGCGGTCGCGTGATTGTCGCCGATGAGCCCGAAAGTGCCTGGACTGCTGCTGCACCACGTGTGAACCGCAATGCTGTCATCCTGCTCAAGGCGTCGCGCGGCGTGCGCCTCGAGCGACTTCTCCCCCAGCTCACCACCTGGGCCACGACCTAG
- a CDS encoding UDP-N-acetylmuramoyl-L-alanyl-D-glutamate--2,6-diaminopimelate ligase yields the protein MHATPTSESDQSTDAPVPVARILDALRDAGQLRAVNGALPVSIVDLVDDSRRVTSGSAFLAVKGAMQDGHAWLPKAKDAGATLAIVEDEAAARVIDMPAIVVHDGRRSAALAAAAFHHWPARAIQFTAVTGTNGKTTTVGLLRHLLDVAGQRAASIGTLGVLIGSAGEEMPGGGGLTTPGPVELQRVLRVLADRGVTRVAMETSSHALHQHRVDGVHFAAAVFTNLTRDHLDYHGTMEAYRDAKLELLSLLAPDGVACFNIDDVTWQHTVAEMDVSGSQASAPRRTTFSALQDADVTAHDVVYDATGSRFELRVRTAQGTTQHQVTLPLIGDFNVANALGAAAGALAMGITPQDVADGLSQSPQVPGRLERLRTEPTVLRDYAHTPDALERALLAVRPFTMRPDGAPSRLIVVFGCGGDRDRGKRPVMGSIAERLADVTIVTSDNPRTEDPERILDDIEAGMTRRDHQRIVDRRDAIAAALRMASAHDVVVLAGKGHETYQIRGTTSYPFDERIIVQELWDAMTQGGDDS from the coding sequence ATGCACGCCACACCGACCTCTGAATCCGACCAGTCCACCGACGCGCCGGTGCCTGTCGCTCGCATCCTCGATGCGCTGCGCGACGCGGGGCAACTGCGTGCCGTGAATGGCGCACTTCCGGTATCGATCGTCGACCTGGTGGACGACAGCCGTCGTGTGACGAGTGGCAGTGCGTTCCTGGCCGTGAAAGGTGCGATGCAGGATGGCCATGCCTGGTTGCCCAAGGCCAAGGATGCCGGCGCGACGCTGGCGATTGTCGAAGATGAGGCGGCCGCGCGCGTGATCGACATGCCGGCCATCGTAGTGCACGATGGCCGGCGCAGTGCGGCACTTGCCGCCGCCGCGTTTCATCATTGGCCGGCGCGTGCCATACAATTTACCGCCGTCACCGGCACCAACGGCAAAACCACCACGGTGGGACTGCTGCGTCATCTGCTCGATGTGGCCGGTCAACGTGCGGCATCCATCGGTACGCTGGGGGTGCTGATCGGCAGTGCCGGTGAGGAGATGCCGGGTGGTGGAGGGCTCACCACCCCGGGGCCGGTGGAACTGCAACGTGTCCTGCGCGTCCTCGCGGACCGTGGTGTGACGCGCGTGGCCATGGAAACGAGCTCACACGCGCTGCATCAGCATCGAGTGGATGGTGTGCACTTCGCGGCCGCCGTGTTCACCAACCTCACCCGTGACCATCTCGACTATCATGGCACGATGGAGGCCTATCGTGATGCGAAGCTGGAGTTGTTGTCGCTGCTCGCACCCGATGGCGTGGCATGTTTCAATATCGACGACGTGACCTGGCAGCACACGGTCGCCGAGATGGACGTGTCCGGAAGCCAGGCCTCGGCACCACGTCGCACCACGTTCAGCGCTCTGCAGGATGCCGATGTCACGGCGCACGATGTCGTGTACGATGCCACCGGCAGTCGTTTCGAGCTGCGTGTGCGCACCGCGCAGGGGACGACGCAGCATCAGGTCACGCTGCCGTTGATCGGCGATTTCAATGTCGCCAACGCACTCGGGGCTGCCGCAGGCGCACTGGCGATGGGCATCACGCCGCAGGATGTCGCGGACGGATTGTCGCAGTCCCCCCAGGTGCCGGGGCGTCTGGAACGCCTGCGCACCGAACCCACGGTGTTGCGCGACTATGCCCACACGCCGGATGCGCTCGAACGCGCACTGCTGGCGGTGCGCCCATTCACCATGCGCCCTGATGGCGCGCCCAGTCGCCTGATCGTGGTGTTCGGATGTGGCGGTGATCGCGATCGTGGCAAGCGCCCGGTCATGGGGAGCATTGCCGAACGATTGGCCGACGTGACCATCGTCACGAGCGACAATCCCCGCACCGAAGATCCCGAGCGAATTCTCGATGACATTGAGGCGGGCATGACACGCCGCGATCATCAGCGCATCGTGGACCGACGGGATGCCATCGCGGCGGCGCTGCGCATGGCGTCGGCACACGATGTCGTGGTGTTGGCCGGCAAGGGACACGAGACCTATCAGATTCGTGGCACCACCTCCTATCCGTTCGATGAGCGGATCATCGTGCAGGAATTGTGGGATGCCATGACGCAGGGCGGAGACGATTCATGA